Proteins encoded in a region of the Paenibacillus sp. W2I17 genome:
- a CDS encoding GNAT family N-acetyltransferase, which produces MMNRTILFDTERLECATWNEGDRALAFALWGDHEVAKWISSKGFLSEDEVEARLTQEIQRQKEAGVQYWPLFEKESEVFVGCCGLRPYSPEEEIYELGFHLTRDHWGKGYAQEAARAVIGYAFDKMNVKALFAGHHPDNEVSRHILIKLGFEYTGDERYEPTGKMHPSYMLRK; this is translated from the coding sequence ATGATGAACAGAACCATCTTATTTGATACCGAGCGGTTGGAATGTGCGACTTGGAACGAAGGAGATCGTGCGCTGGCGTTTGCATTGTGGGGCGATCATGAGGTCGCCAAATGGATTAGCAGCAAGGGGTTTCTGAGCGAGGATGAAGTAGAAGCGCGATTGACTCAGGAGATTCAAAGGCAGAAGGAAGCGGGGGTGCAATATTGGCCCCTTTTTGAGAAAGAGTCAGAGGTGTTTGTCGGTTGCTGTGGCCTGCGTCCGTATTCTCCAGAAGAGGAGATCTATGAATTGGGATTTCATCTAACCCGGGATCACTGGGGCAAAGGGTATGCACAGGAAGCAGCGCGTGCGGTGATTGGTTATGCCTTTGACAAAATGAATGTGAAGGCACTGTTTGCCGGGCATCATCCGGATAATGAAGTGTCACGTCACATCTTGATCAAGCTGGGATTTGAGTATACAGGTGATGAACGCTATGAACCGACAGGGAAGATGCATCCATCGTATATGCTACGAAAATAA
- a CDS encoding DinB family protein: MNGTLQIRDHLLNELETGVRTGASLIRLIRSEDWSYRPQENMRSLVELVHHFIQITASDLAIMQEKGEAEVGLVENSLSGIEDIEKLEATLWSNFESYKAYITGLSEDDFLNRSTKAFYMEHGHLQVQWQIETVTHVFHHRSQLYNYLKQQGHELNFFMLYA, translated from the coding sequence ATGAATGGAACATTGCAAATTCGGGATCACTTGTTAAATGAATTGGAAACAGGCGTACGGACGGGGGCTTCGTTAATTCGCTTGATCCGTTCGGAGGATTGGTCTTATCGTCCACAGGAGAATATGCGTTCATTGGTGGAGCTAGTGCATCATTTTATCCAGATTACCGCATCCGATCTTGCTATTATGCAGGAAAAAGGTGAAGCTGAGGTTGGGCTGGTAGAGAATAGCCTGTCGGGGATTGAGGATATCGAGAAGCTTGAAGCAACATTATGGAGCAATTTCGAATCCTACAAAGCATATATCACAGGATTGAGCGAAGATGACTTTTTGAATCGTTCAACGAAAGCTTTTTATATGGAACATGGTCACTTGCAGGTTCAATGGCAGATTGAAACGGTAACGCATGTATTCCATCACCGTTCGCAGCTGTATAACTATCTCAAGCAGCAGGGCCATGAACTGAACTTTTTCATGCTGTATGCATAA
- a CDS encoding helix-turn-helix domain-containing protein has translation MDHSLHPLFKPIQMNGTYPNSYYVEKIPAAGLMAYVACYWESGSLPNSHADVAKREGPERSMTTVPARVLPDGCTDMLITYNPVCSEHSYAYCGNYTQPFALPEPSDDGSLAGDYTFGVRFFPGGAHVFHGMPLEWFTDKRIALQECWPEKLNELQEQMAETNSFAERVEVMNAYLSPLPVQASTSENNLMKNVLHRIFIDGGRTSVQELAMYEVISERQLHRKFSEWVGISPKRFSEVVRFHRVLSDIHQGNTADWAMLAQNHGFFDQAHLIRQFRKFYGETPLTAAREHGRMLSDLYNRSVAPSVILKS, from the coding sequence GTGGATCATAGTCTGCACCCGTTGTTTAAGCCGATTCAGATGAATGGAACGTACCCTAACAGTTATTATGTTGAGAAAATACCTGCTGCCGGTCTGATGGCTTATGTGGCCTGTTATTGGGAATCAGGATCTCTTCCGAACTCGCATGCGGATGTTGCTAAGAGAGAAGGTCCAGAGCGATCGATGACGACGGTACCTGCCCGGGTATTGCCGGATGGTTGCACGGACATGCTGATTACATACAACCCAGTCTGTTCAGAGCACTCCTATGCTTACTGTGGCAATTATACACAGCCGTTCGCTCTACCTGAGCCATCCGATGATGGTTCCCTTGCTGGAGACTACACCTTTGGTGTCCGGTTCTTCCCGGGTGGAGCGCATGTCTTCCATGGCATGCCTCTGGAGTGGTTTACGGATAAGCGAATTGCCCTTCAGGAATGTTGGCCGGAGAAGCTGAACGAGCTTCAGGAACAGATGGCCGAAACGAATAGTTTTGCAGAGCGAGTAGAGGTTATGAATGCGTACTTGAGTCCGTTGCCCGTGCAGGCAAGCACATCTGAGAACAATTTGATGAAAAACGTGCTGCACCGCATCTTTATAGATGGGGGACGTACGAGTGTCCAAGAGCTGGCGATGTATGAAGTGATTAGTGAACGGCAGTTGCATCGCAAGTTCTCGGAATGGGTCGGAATCAGCCCCAAGCGATTCAGTGAGGTGGTTCGTTTTCATCGTGTGCTGAGTGATATTCATCAGGGGAACACGGCAGACTGGGCAATGCTTGCCCAGAATCATGGATTTTTTGACCAAGCCCATCTAATTCGGCAATTTCGCAAGTTTTATGGAGAGACTCCGTTGACGGCAGCCAGGGAGCATGGCAGAATGTTGTCCGATTTGTACAATAGATCTGTAGCACCTTCGGTTATACTGAAGTCGTGA
- a CDS encoding AraC family transcriptional regulator, producing the protein MKKVVYWMDTRIFFGKTEEAARLPIYMTTVGYWEHQYETERPEGFPDYQIHQIIHGQGRLIIQEDEYIVGPGDVFFLYPDVPHRYMPISDRWELAWVSFQGREASQLLSYAGITGSRVCRLRTATLLRGLEQLLVRGENGGDTDYADYDVECSKQLYALLLDLKPLLIASANYNDELERLKPVLRYIAEHLDRSLSLKELADVAVVSPQYLCRLFQRALHTRPVFYVNQERINRSKQLMFSERELRIYEVADRVGYENASYFCAMFKRHTGMSPERFRKLHGLN; encoded by the coding sequence ATGAAGAAAGTGGTGTACTGGATGGATACCCGGATTTTTTTTGGTAAAACAGAAGAAGCTGCTCGCCTGCCGATCTATATGACCACGGTTGGTTACTGGGAACACCAATATGAAACCGAGCGTCCAGAGGGATTCCCGGATTATCAGATCCACCAGATTATTCATGGTCAGGGGAGACTGATTATACAAGAAGACGAGTATATCGTCGGACCGGGTGACGTTTTCTTTCTGTATCCCGATGTCCCGCATCGATATATGCCCATCAGTGACCGCTGGGAGCTGGCGTGGGTCTCGTTTCAGGGGAGAGAGGCCAGCCAATTATTATCATATGCGGGGATAACCGGTTCACGCGTATGCAGACTCAGGACAGCAACGCTGCTGCGTGGCCTGGAGCAACTTCTGGTTAGAGGAGAGAATGGCGGTGATACGGATTACGCAGATTACGATGTGGAATGCTCCAAACAATTATATGCCCTGCTACTGGATCTGAAGCCACTGCTCATCGCATCCGCCAATTATAATGATGAACTGGAGCGTTTGAAGCCTGTGCTGCGTTATATCGCAGAGCATCTGGATCGTTCACTTTCCCTGAAGGAACTGGCCGATGTGGCTGTGGTATCTCCCCAATATTTGTGCAGGCTGTTTCAGAGAGCGCTCCATACCAGACCTGTATTTTACGTGAACCAGGAACGGATCAATCGAAGCAAACAACTTATGTTCAGTGAGAGAGAGCTTCGAATATATGAAGTTGCTGATCGGGTGGGTTACGAGAATGCCAGTTATTTCTGTGCGATGTTCAAAAGGCATACAGGCATGAGTCCGGAACGTTTTCGCAAACTGCACGGACTGAATTGA
- a CDS encoding glycoside hydrolase family 2 TIM barrel-domain containing protein — translation MRKKLVHTPPANGYPEWNNNPETFQVGRLPAHASMVAFPSIAEALSNDSSASPWYESLNGQWKFAFAETPEQRITSFYENNYDASDWDEIAVPSNWQLQGYDYPHYTNMTYPWVEREPELKPPFAPTTYNPVGSYIRTFTVPADWKDRPVLLHFEGVESAFYVWVNGELVGYSEDTFTPAEFDITSYLTEGENKLAVEVYRWCDASWLENQDFWRLSGIFRGVYLHSPSPVQIADFFVRTELDDAYQDAELLLDLKLFNHNAAQNTAGLSVQAQLYDAQQQTVLKQPLTTAVTFQGQDELSFNLSAEVMKPLLWSAESPNLYTLVLSIQDESGETLEAVRSRIGFRKFELKDGLMQINGKRIVFKGVNRHEFSPDKGRAIGREDMIRDIELMKSYNVNAVRTSHYPNQSLWYELCDEYGLYVIDETNLETHGTWEYGQKEMNENNIPASKPEWRSNVIDRCNSMFQRDKNHPSVIIWSLGNESFGGDNFIAMYDYLKQVDPTRLVHYEGTFHYRPSDSASDIESTMYISPENVENYARMKGPKKPYIICEYSHAMGNSCGGLHLYWDLFDKYDVLQGAFIWDWVDQSIRTTTADGVEYFAYGGDFGESPHDGNFCGNGLILADKTVTPKLEEVKKCYQNVRVETVDVKDGLLRIKNQFLFTDLSEYSLVWTVTHDGKPVENGTLDIAVPPGESAEVRIPYTPSSDLLQEAVLTVSLVTKVATKWAGIGHEIAWDQFVVSPRLRPLQPMRQGLDNAPQVQDLQDELKVSTGQVTLSFNPATGALTSYQINNQEQLLAPVRPNFWRAMTDNDMGNRLNERSAFWRDAHATSRLIRFEHHADEQGILVTSDYMWDQHPGCTLSITYRIDADGVLEISQTLIPGVGLPDLPEFGMLLQLNNRLDTISWYGRGPHDNYADRLTSARLGYYTGAVRDQFVPYLKPQECGNKTDVRFAGITSADGQLGLHVEAIIPFEINALPWTPEELEANDHVYKLPQSTQTVARINYKQMGVGGDDSWGARTHAEYTLPANRAYHFTFTVRPV, via the coding sequence ATGCGAAAGAAACTGGTACACACCCCTCCGGCAAATGGATACCCGGAATGGAACAACAATCCCGAGACTTTTCAAGTAGGCCGTCTACCCGCACATGCGTCTATGGTGGCGTTTCCATCTATAGCAGAAGCATTGTCCAATGATTCCAGCGCATCGCCATGGTACGAATCACTGAATGGTCAATGGAAGTTTGCCTTTGCGGAGACACCGGAGCAACGGATTACATCCTTTTATGAGAACAACTATGATGCCAGTGACTGGGACGAGATCGCTGTTCCTTCCAACTGGCAGCTGCAAGGGTACGATTATCCTCACTATACAAATATGACGTACCCGTGGGTCGAGCGTGAGCCTGAATTGAAGCCACCATTTGCACCAACAACTTATAATCCGGTGGGTTCGTACATCCGCACGTTTACTGTTCCTGCTGACTGGAAAGACCGTCCTGTCCTGCTGCACTTCGAGGGTGTCGAATCCGCCTTTTATGTATGGGTCAACGGGGAACTCGTCGGTTATAGTGAAGACACGTTCACGCCCGCCGAATTTGATATCACTTCGTATCTAACGGAAGGTGAGAACAAGCTCGCTGTGGAGGTATATCGCTGGTGTGATGCGAGCTGGCTGGAGAATCAGGATTTCTGGCGGTTAAGCGGCATTTTCCGTGGTGTATACCTGCATTCACCTTCACCAGTTCAGATCGCCGATTTCTTTGTTCGTACTGAACTGGATGACGCGTACCAGGATGCGGAGCTACTGCTGGACCTGAAGTTATTTAATCATAATGCTGCGCAGAATACTGCCGGATTGTCCGTTCAGGCGCAGCTGTATGATGCACAGCAGCAGACTGTACTGAAGCAACCACTTACTACGGCCGTTACTTTCCAGGGTCAGGATGAACTTTCATTTAATTTGTCAGCAGAGGTTATGAAGCCGCTTCTATGGAGCGCTGAGTCACCTAACCTGTATACACTTGTACTATCCATTCAGGACGAATCAGGCGAAACACTGGAAGCAGTCCGCAGCCGGATCGGATTCCGTAAGTTTGAACTGAAGGATGGCCTGATGCAAATCAATGGCAAACGCATTGTATTTAAAGGCGTCAATCGTCATGAATTTTCCCCGGATAAGGGTCGAGCCATCGGGCGGGAAGACATGATCCGTGACATCGAGTTGATGAAGTCCTATAATGTTAACGCGGTGCGTACATCCCATTATCCGAATCAGTCACTCTGGTACGAACTGTGTGATGAATATGGCCTTTATGTCATTGACGAAACGAATCTGGAAACTCACGGTACCTGGGAATATGGGCAAAAGGAAATGAACGAGAACAATATTCCCGCGAGCAAGCCGGAATGGCGTAGTAATGTAATAGATCGCTGTAACTCGATGTTCCAGCGGGACAAAAACCATCCGTCTGTTATTATCTGGTCTCTGGGTAATGAATCCTTCGGCGGCGATAACTTCATCGCTATGTACGATTATCTGAAACAAGTCGATCCAACCCGTCTCGTTCATTATGAAGGGACTTTCCATTATCGCCCTTCTGATTCGGCAAGTGATATTGAATCGACAATGTATATCAGTCCTGAAAATGTAGAGAATTATGCTCGCATGAAGGGACCTAAGAAGCCTTATATTATCTGCGAATACAGCCATGCCATGGGTAACTCCTGTGGAGGTCTGCATCTGTATTGGGATTTGTTCGATAAATATGATGTGTTGCAGGGTGCATTCATCTGGGACTGGGTCGATCAGTCCATTCGTACCACTACGGCAGACGGTGTAGAATATTTTGCTTATGGCGGCGATTTCGGTGAATCTCCTCATGATGGCAATTTCTGCGGGAACGGACTGATTCTGGCAGATAAGACAGTTACACCGAAGCTGGAAGAAGTGAAGAAATGTTATCAGAACGTTCGTGTGGAAACCGTTGATGTCAAAGACGGCCTGCTGCGCATCAAAAACCAGTTCCTGTTCACGGATCTGAGCGAATATTCACTCGTATGGACAGTAACACACGATGGCAAGCCCGTAGAGAACGGCACGCTGGATATCGCGGTACCTCCTGGTGAATCAGCAGAAGTCCGAATCCCGTACACGCCATCATCCGATTTGCTCCAGGAAGCAGTACTGACTGTATCTCTCGTTACGAAAGTGGCAACCAAATGGGCAGGAATAGGTCATGAGATTGCTTGGGATCAATTCGTGGTATCTCCGAGATTGCGTCCACTCCAACCGATGCGTCAAGGACTAGACAATGCGCCGCAGGTACAGGATCTGCAAGATGAATTGAAAGTATCTACAGGCCAAGTCACGTTGAGCTTCAATCCAGCCACTGGCGCGTTAACATCCTATCAGATCAACAATCAGGAGCAATTGCTCGCACCTGTCCGGCCGAATTTTTGGAGAGCCATGACAGACAATGATATGGGGAACCGCCTGAACGAGCGTTCTGCCTTCTGGAGAGATGCTCACGCTACCAGCAGATTAATTCGCTTTGAGCACCATGCAGACGAGCAAGGCATTCTCGTGACGAGCGATTATATGTGGGATCAACATCCGGGATGTACGCTGTCCATCACATACCGAATTGATGCGGATGGTGTATTGGAAATCAGTCAAACCCTTATTCCAGGCGTAGGCTTACCTGATCTACCGGAATTCGGTATGTTGCTGCAACTGAATAACCGCTTGGATACAATCTCTTGGTACGGCAGAGGCCCGCATGACAATTATGCAGACCGTCTAACCAGTGCACGTCTCGGCTATTACACAGGTGCGGTTCGAGATCAATTTGTTCCATATCTGAAACCACAAGAGTGTGGTAACAAAACGGATGTACGCTTTGCTGGAATTACGTCAGCGGATGGTCAGCTTGGCCTTCATGTTGAAGCCATCATACCATTTGAAATCAATGCGTTGCCGTGGACACCTGAGGAACTGGAAGCAAACGACCATGTGTACAAATTACCTCAGAGCACGCAGACTGTCGCACGCATCAATTACAAACAAATGGGTGTTGGCGGAGATGACAGCTGGGGCGCACGTACCCACGCTGAGTACACCTTGCCAGCCAACCGCGCGTATCACTTCACCTTTACGGTAAGACCTGTATAA
- the groL gene encoding chaperonin GroEL (60 kDa chaperone family; promotes refolding of misfolded polypeptides especially under stressful conditions; forms two stacked rings of heptamers to form a barrel-shaped 14mer; ends can be capped by GroES; misfolded proteins enter the barrel where they are refolded when GroES binds), translating to MAKDIKFSEDARRSMLRGVDALANAVKVTLGPKGRNVVLEKKFGSPLITNDGVTIAKEIELEDAFENMGAQLVKEVATKTNDVAGDGTTTATVLAQALITEGLKNVTAGASPIGIRKGIDKAVKAAVAELQSISKPIDSKQSIAQVAAISAADEEVGELIAEAMEKVGKDGVITVEESKGFATELEVVEGMQFDRGYISPYMITDTDKMEAVLDNPYILITDKKISSTQDILPLLEKIVQQGKPLVLIAEDIEGEALAMLVVNKLRGTFNAVAVKAPGFGDRRKAMLQDIAALTGGQLITEELGLDLKSAVVEQLGTARQIRVTKENTIIVDGAGNKSDIDARVSQIRTQLEETTSEFDKEKLQERLAKLSGGVAVIKVGAATETELKERKLRIEDALNATRAAVEEGIVSGGGTALMNVYSAVAAVALSGDEQTGVNIVLRALEAPIRTIAANAGEEGSVIVERLKKEQTGIGFNAATGEWVNMIEAGIVDPAKVTRYALQNAASVAAMFLTTEAVIADKPEPAGAGGGMPDMGGMGGMGGMM from the coding sequence ATGGCTAAAGACATTAAATTCAGTGAAGACGCTCGTCGCTCCATGCTTCGTGGTGTGGACGCATTGGCTAATGCAGTAAAAGTAACACTCGGTCCTAAAGGCCGTAACGTGGTTCTGGAGAAAAAATTCGGAAGCCCGCTTATCACTAACGATGGTGTAACCATTGCTAAAGAAATCGAACTGGAAGATGCATTCGAGAACATGGGTGCACAACTGGTTAAAGAAGTAGCAACGAAAACCAACGATGTTGCCGGTGACGGTACTACAACAGCAACTGTATTGGCGCAAGCGCTGATCACAGAAGGTCTGAAAAACGTAACTGCAGGCGCTAGCCCAATCGGTATCCGTAAAGGGATCGACAAAGCGGTTAAAGCTGCGGTTGCTGAATTGCAATCCATCTCCAAACCAATTGATTCCAAACAATCCATCGCACAAGTTGCAGCAATCTCTGCAGCTGACGAAGAAGTAGGCGAACTGATCGCTGAAGCTATGGAAAAAGTGGGTAAAGATGGCGTTATCACTGTAGAAGAATCCAAAGGATTCGCTACAGAGCTTGAAGTGGTTGAAGGTATGCAATTCGACCGTGGATACATCTCTCCTTACATGATCACTGATACGGACAAAATGGAAGCTGTTTTGGACAATCCGTACATCTTGATCACAGACAAAAAAATCTCCAGCACGCAAGACATCTTGCCATTGCTTGAGAAAATCGTTCAACAAGGCAAACCGCTGGTATTGATCGCTGAAGATATCGAAGGCGAAGCACTGGCTATGCTGGTTGTGAACAAATTGCGTGGTACATTCAATGCTGTAGCTGTTAAAGCTCCAGGATTCGGTGACCGTCGTAAAGCAATGCTGCAAGACATCGCTGCCCTCACTGGTGGCCAATTGATCACGGAAGAACTGGGTCTGGACCTGAAATCCGCTGTTGTGGAACAACTGGGTACAGCTCGTCAAATCCGCGTAACTAAAGAAAACACAATCATCGTTGACGGTGCTGGTAACAAATCCGATATCGATGCACGTGTTAGCCAAATCCGTACACAATTGGAAGAAACAACTTCCGAGTTCGACAAAGAGAAACTGCAAGAGCGTCTGGCTAAATTGTCCGGCGGTGTAGCAGTAATCAAAGTTGGTGCGGCTACTGAAACAGAATTGAAAGAACGCAAACTTCGCATCGAAGATGCCCTGAACGCAACTCGCGCTGCGGTTGAAGAAGGTATCGTGTCCGGTGGTGGTACAGCGCTCATGAACGTATATAGCGCGGTTGCGGCTGTAGCTCTGTCCGGTGACGAGCAAACAGGCGTAAACATCGTCCTGCGTGCTCTGGAAGCACCAATCCGCACAATCGCAGCTAACGCTGGCGAAGAAGGTTCCGTAATCGTGGAACGTCTGAAAAAAGAACAAACAGGAATCGGCTTCAACGCTGCAACTGGCGAGTGGGTTAACATGATCGAAGCAGGTATCGTTGACCCTGCAAAAGTAACTCGTTATGCATTGCAAAACGCGGCTTCCGTAGCGGCAATGTTCCTGACTACTGAAGCAGTTATCGCTGACAAACCAGAACCAGCAGGTGCTGGCGGCGGAATGCCTGACATGGGCGGTATGGGTGGAATGGGCGGCATGATGTAA
- the groES gene encoding co-chaperone GroES has protein sequence MIRPLGERVLVEPLEQEQTTSFGIVLPDSAKEKPQEGRIIAVGAGVLKDGVRVALEVKEGDRVIFSKYAGTEIKFEGKEYLIMKESDIHAILD, from the coding sequence ATGATCAGACCTTTAGGTGAACGCGTATTGGTAGAACCACTGGAGCAAGAACAAACAACTTCTTTCGGGATCGTACTCCCGGACTCCGCCAAAGAAAAACCGCAAGAGGGTAGAATCATTGCAGTTGGTGCTGGAGTATTGAAAGACGGCGTACGTGTAGCTCTGGAAGTGAAAGAAGGAGATCGCGTTATTTTCTCCAAATATGCCGGTACAGAAATCAAATTCGAAGGTAAAGAATATTTGATTATGAAAGAGAGCGATATTCACGCGATTCTCGACTAA
- the tatC gene encoding twin-arginine translocase subunit TatC, with amino-acid sequence MTQQMEEMSITEHLSELRKRLIYVLSIFVLGLIAGFFVADPVYQYLTKAESAKGFVLHAFSFWDGIGIYMKIAGLFSLIITLPFTVYQIWKFVSPGLKPRERKATLKYVPYVFLLFLTGMAFSYYVIFPMALAFTTAITEKMGLVETYGMKQYFSFLFGIVLPVSLLFELPLLIMFLTGLRILNPIRLRKMRRVAYFVLIFIAVVITPPDFISDLLVMIPLLLLYEISVLLSAIVYRKQLAADEEIESRYVRAEDKKHAG; translated from the coding sequence ATGACGCAGCAAATGGAAGAAATGTCGATTACGGAACATCTGAGCGAGCTGCGGAAGCGGCTGATCTATGTACTAAGCATTTTTGTGCTGGGACTGATTGCAGGATTTTTTGTGGCGGACCCGGTATACCAATATCTGACCAAGGCAGAGTCGGCAAAAGGTTTTGTATTACATGCCTTCTCGTTCTGGGACGGGATAGGCATCTACATGAAGATTGCCGGTTTGTTTTCACTTATTATTACGTTGCCGTTTACGGTGTATCAGATCTGGAAGTTTGTTAGTCCAGGGCTAAAGCCGCGCGAACGAAAAGCAACGCTGAAGTATGTACCCTATGTATTTCTTTTATTTCTGACAGGTATGGCTTTCTCGTATTATGTTATTTTTCCGATGGCACTCGCCTTCACAACAGCAATTACGGAGAAGATGGGGCTTGTGGAAACCTACGGGATGAAACAGTACTTCAGCTTCCTGTTTGGCATTGTGCTGCCTGTGTCCCTGTTATTTGAACTTCCTTTACTTATTATGTTTCTGACAGGACTGCGTATTCTGAATCCAATTCGCCTTCGCAAGATGCGCAGAGTTGCTTATTTTGTCTTGATCTTCATTGCAGTGGTCATTACGCCTCCAGACTTTATTTCCGATCTGCTGGTGATGATTCCTTTGCTCCTGTTATATGAGATCAGTGTGTTATTATCTGCAATCGTATACCGCAAGCAGCTTGCAGCCGATGAGGAGATCGAATCCCGTTACGTTCGTGCCGAGGATAAGAAACATGCGGGCTGA
- the tatA gene encoding twin-arginine translocase TatA/TatE family subunit translates to MLSSIGPTGFILLAVIALLLFGPNKLPELGRAVGRTFREFKEGAREIISEDDSSNRKEQEKAKPLAAESTPADKPADKRLPE, encoded by the coding sequence ATGTTAAGTTCCATTGGACCTACGGGTTTTATTTTGCTGGCCGTGATTGCATTGTTGTTGTTTGGACCCAACAAACTTCCGGAACTGGGACGTGCAGTTGGGCGTACCTTCCGTGAATTCAAAGAGGGCGCTCGCGAGATTATCTCTGAGGATGACTCGTCCAATCGCAAAGAGCAGGAGAAGGCGAAACCGCTGGCGGCTGAGAGCACACCTGCAGACAAGCCTGCTGATAAACGCCTGCCGGAATAA
- a CDS encoding molybdenum cofactor biosynthesis protein B encodes MVWRTAILTASDKGARGEREDTSAQVIRELVEEELGGQIVEYRIVPDEPDEIIAALIEMTDYFHADLVLTTGGTELAIRDITPEATRRVIEREVPGMAEAMRYSVMSKNRSAMLFRGVCGIRGRTLIVNLPGTPKGVHEHLAAIMDQLPEALLMVTGQFKQ; translated from the coding sequence ATGGTGTGGAGAACAGCAATCCTGACAGCCAGTGACAAAGGAGCCCGCGGGGAACGTGAGGATACGAGTGCACAAGTCATTCGGGAGCTGGTGGAAGAAGAGCTGGGTGGTCAAATCGTGGAGTACCGTATCGTTCCGGATGAACCCGATGAGATTATTGCGGCTTTGATTGAGATGACGGATTATTTTCACGCCGATCTGGTGCTGACAACCGGTGGCACGGAGCTGGCCATTCGTGATATCACTCCGGAAGCGACCCGGCGCGTAATTGAGCGGGAAGTTCCCGGGATGGCAGAGGCCATGCGGTACAGTGTAATGAGCAAAAACCGTTCTGCAATGCTGTTCCGTGGGGTATGTGGCATTCGTGGACGCACGCTGATTGTTAATCTGCCAGGTACACCAAAGGGTGTGCACGAACATCTGGCTGCCATTATGGATCAGCTTCCGGAAGCGCTGCTGATGGTTACGGGTCAGTTCAAGCAATAA
- the moaC gene encoding cyclic pyranopterin monophosphate synthase MoaC, with the protein MSSEVNNGQDSGGKLTHFNEQGRARMVDISGKEITVRTAVAVTKVTMNPDTLEAIREGRIGKGDVLAVAQIAGIQGAKKTSDWIPMCHPLALTGVDIRFHDNGVDELHIEVTVKTEGKTGVEMEALTAASAAALTVYDMCKAMQKDMIIGPTMLNSKSGGKNGDYSR; encoded by the coding sequence TTGAGTTCAGAAGTGAACAACGGCCAGGATTCCGGAGGTAAACTTACCCATTTTAATGAACAGGGGCGGGCCCGGATGGTTGATATTTCGGGTAAGGAAATTACCGTACGTACGGCTGTGGCCGTGACGAAAGTGACGATGAATCCAGATACACTGGAAGCGATTCGGGAGGGCCGAATCGGTAAAGGTGATGTTCTGGCTGTGGCTCAGATTGCCGGGATTCAAGGCGCGAAGAAAACGTCGGACTGGATTCCGATGTGCCATCCACTGGCACTGACGGGTGTGGATATTCGTTTTCATGATAACGGAGTGGATGAATTACACATTGAAGTTACTGTCAAAACCGAAGGCAAAACGGGTGTTGAGATGGAGGCGCTCACGGCTGCCTCAGCTGCAGCACTGACGGTCTATGACATGTGCAAGGCCATGCAAAAAGATATGATTATCGGTCCAACCATGCTGAATTCCAAGAGTGGTGGCAAAAACGGTGATTACAGCCGATAG